The nucleotide sequence AAACCACGAAGGCCAGCCAGAGGCGGACAGCCCCACAGGCGCAGCACCAGCCCCCGCGCAGCAGCCTTTTGCGCCCGCCGCGGCGCCCTCTGCGGCGCTGGTTGCCCCCAATGCGCCGCGAGAGACAGACCAAACAATTCCGCAGCTTGTGGCGCGGCTCGACTCCGCCATGGACGACGCGCAGCAGGGCTTTAAAAACCGGCGCTGCGCGGTGGTGGGCGATGCGGCCAACCGTATTGCCACCGAGTCCGACGCCTTTGGTTTTCGCGTGCTGGCACGCATGGCCCGTTGCGTTGAACGGGCAGCCAAAGCCAACGACATGAACGCCCTGCGCGATCTGTTGCCCGAGCTGGCCGTGGCGGTCGAGCGCAACCGCATCGGGCTTACCCCGCGCCGCTAGCCGACACTTTACTGCAGACAAAGGGAACCCATGTACAAAACCATACTTATCCCCGTAAGCGACAAAAACGGCCTTGGCCGCGCAAAAGCCGCGCTTGCCCATGCCCGCAACTTTTCGGGCGCGGAGATTGTGCTGCTGCACGTTTTTGAGCCCCTGCCGCAGATCGTAGGGGGCGCAGCCCACGCGGAGCTGCTCGCGGAGCAGAAAGCCAAGGGACAAACCCTGCTCAATACGGTTGTTGCCGAATCCCAGCTGCCCGGCGAGCATGTACGCTGCCGGGTTGACGAGGGCACCACGGCCGAAACGATCATCCGCGTCGCGCATGAGGAAGACGCCGACCTGATCGTCATGTTCACCGACGGACGCGACGGCCTGCAGGACCTGCTCCTCGGATCCGTGACCGAACGCGTGCTGCGCAATACCGACACGACCCTGCTGGTTATACGCCGCTGACATTCCGGGGCGGCCTGCGGGCCTGCCCTCAACCCGCCCCCTTCACCTGCAAGGGAGCATGCAATGGCGCTGGCCCACTGCTGACGCGCAATCACTGTGGGGATACATGCTGTTATTTTTTGAAACCCTGGGCATACTGGCTGTTCATATTGTCTCGTGGGTTGCGGTCTGCCACGCCCTGCTGACCAAACACGATCCCCGGGCGGCCCTCGGCTGGACAGTGACAGCGCTGTTGCTGCCGCTGGTGGGACCCATGTTGTATGCCTGCTTTGGCATCAGCCGCGCGGAGAGCCGGGCCAGCCGCATTATGCGCCGCCAGCAGCCCCTTGAGCCGGATTACGCCCACCCTCCGTTTTCCAAGGTTCCCCCGGAAAACGTGCCCGACAGCATTGCCCGCATGGAGCACATTGGCCGCGTGCTTACCGAGCAGCACCTCAGCAGCGGCAATGCCGTCACGCCCCTGTGCAACGGCGACCAGGCCTACCCGGCCATGCTTGAGGCCATAGAAAAGGCCAGAGACCACGTTTTTTTGTGCACCTACATATTCAACGCGGGCAAGGTGGCAACGGCCTTTGGCGAGGCGCTGGCCCACGCGGCTGAGCGCGGCGTGGACGTGCGCCTGCTGGTGGACGGCATAGGCATGCTGTATTCACTGCGCAAGCCATGGAAAAAACTTGCGGCCCATGGCGTGCAGGTGGCCATGTTTCTGCCCCCGCGCCTGTTTCCGCCCAATTTCAGCATCAACCTGCGCAACCACCGCAAAATGCTGGTGTGCGACAGCGTGGCCTTTACCGGCGGCATGAACATAGCCGACGACAACCTGGCTGCAGGCAAGGCCAAGTACGTGCAGGACGTGCACTTCAGGTGCGAGGGCCCCATTGTGGATCAGCTGCGGCGGGCCTTTTTGCTCAACTGGGGTTTTTGCACCAACAACTATCCGGCCCTGCCGTCAACCACCACGCTGCCCCGCGGCGAGAGCCGCTGCCGCATCATCATGGACGGCCCCGGCTCCGAGGCCGATATCCTCAACGACGTTTACTGCGCCATCATCAACGCGGCCCGGCGCTCTGTGCGCATCATGACGCCCTATTTTCTGCCTTCGCACGGTCTGGTCTCGGCCCTGCGATCGGCCGGTCAGCGCGGCGTAAACGTGCGCATTGTGCTGCCCGCCAAAAACAACCTGTTTTACGTCCACTGGGCGCAATACCGCCTGCTGCCAACCCTGCTCGAGGCGGGCGTTCGCGTATGGTACCAGCAGCCCCCCTTTGCCCACACCAAGCTGCTGGCCGTGGACGGTTACTACGCCCAGATAGGCTCGGCCAACCTTGACGCCCGCAGCCTGCGGTTGAACTTTGAGCTGAATATGGAAGTATTTGATCCCGATCTGCACGACCAGATCGCCAACCACATCGACAGGGCCATCATGACCGGCAAGGAGATCACCCAGACGGATCTTGCCGCCCTGCCCCTGATCTACAAGCTGCGCAACGCCGCCTGCTGGATTTTTTCACCCTATCTTTAGACCAGCAAACCCTCCGCGTGCGCCCTGTCAAAAAACACCCGTACGCTGCGTATGCACGCATTTATGCCAGGCGCCTTGCCCGGTCTGCAAATACGGGTTTAACGCCTTACAGCGCCGCTGGCGTCCCCAAAAGGCCCACAACGCCGCAGCCCCCGCATGCCCATCAGCCCGCAAGGGCAGACAGGGCACCCGGGGGCTGCCAGATATACGGGTCAAAACCCGTTAGCCAAATACGCGCACTATGTCGCTTGCGTCCATGTCGGGATGGATGGGCTTGAGAGCCAGACGGCAAAAGTCGTCAGCCCTGTCCATATCCAGCTTGAGGTCTGGGCGGCGCAGCCAGTCTTCTGCTGGGTCAAAGGTGCCAATTTTGAAACTGGCGGCGTTGTCCCAGATGTAGTTGAGGCAGTGCTCGCGCTGCGAAGTCTGTGTGGCCTTGGCGTCCAGCTCTTCCAGCAGGTCGCGCGAGAGAATCTCGGCTCCCAGGCCATCGGGCCAAAGGTTGTTGCGCGGGATATGGTTGTAGGCGTAGTCCCAGTTGCCCTGGTTGTAAAAATCCACCAGGCGGTCAATGGCCCCGGCCCAGATAAGCGGATTGTCCGCGCAGACGCGCACCACGCGCCCTGCGTCCGCCGTGCGGGCCGCCAGACAAAACCGGGCCAGCACGTCGTCTTCCGACCCTGCCACGCAGGGCACGCCGCGTCTTTGCAGATGTTCGAGCAGCACGCGGTCAAGCGGCGTATCGGGCACGGCAACCATGATGCCGTCAAGCTTTGCCGCCTGCGCCAGGCGGCGCGTAACCCAGTCGATAACCGGCACGTCGCGCAGACAAAGCAGCGATTTCATGGGAAGCCGCGTGGAGCCGAGGCGGGCCTGAATAATGGCTATGACCTTGCCGTTGTTGCGCATGGGTGTTCCTTTGTGGAGCAGGTTATGCGTGCTGTGGTTGAGCTTGGGCGACAGGTTCCGCCGTCTGCTGGGCGACGCCTTCCTGCAGGATGTTTTGCATCAGGCCCACCACGCGGCCCTTGTTGGCCGTAAAATTGAGGGCGTTCTGGCGGTCCCAGAAGCGCTTGCGCCGCGGATTTTTGAGCATGGCCAAAAAAACGTTGCGGATCTTGGCGTCGCTGACCCTGTCCATGATGCCCACAAAGGCAAAGCCGTTGCGGGGGCGGGCAAAGGTGTGCCGCGCTTCGCGCTCGTGGTGGGCCAGCACCATTGACGGAATGCGCATGTGGGCCAGCTCGTACACGGTTCGCCCGGCGGAGCAGATGGCAAGGTCAGCCCCCTCCATCATGCGGCTCATGACGTTGGTGGCCCAGGTAAATTCCACCAGCGGGTTGTCAAGCCTCGCCAGATGCGCCTCCATGGCGTCCTTGTGGGCATAGCCCGGCCCGGCCACCAGGCGGATGCAAATGCCGTAGGCGCGGCATATGGGCTCGATAATGTCCAGCACCCGGCGCGAGCAGTCGTTGAGATCCGTGCCGCCAAACGTGATGAGCACGGTTTTGAGCTCGGGCCTGAAGGGATTGCGGGCCGCGCCCAAAAATTCGTCGCGCAGGCAAAAATAGTCCGGCCCGTAACGCAAGCGCTCGTTGCTGTCCCTGTCTTCATACAGGGCGTTGATGACCAGCCGCGCCCAGTCCGCGCCGGGGCCTTCGTCCTCAAAATTGACGCAGCGCACGCCCGCGGTGGTCAGCCGCGCCATGTAGGCCGAGGGGGTGTTCAGGATGTCGTTGACCACCAGGTCGGGGCGCAGGCGCAGCACGGTGTCGGCCAGATCCTCGTTGCCCTGACGCACGATTTTGTAGTCCTTGCGGGCCACGCTCTCCACCGCCAGCTCGCTCTCGCGCGTGCAGACAAAGCTGACCTTGTGGTTGGTTATCTCGTGGGCCAGCATCAGCGCGCGGTACACGTGCCCCATGCCGATGGCGGGCCAGCCGGCCACCACAAAGACCACATGCCGCCGCTGCAGCAGGTGCTCGCATATCCACCAGTCCTGATACCCCTGAATTTCGATGGCCCTGTCGTTGAGAAAATACGGCACTATCTTGCCGCGCCCGGTCATGCCGCCGTTGGCCGCCTGCAGCAGGGCAAGGCGCAGAATGATAAGAGCGCGGCTTTCCACCACCAGCATTTTTTCGCTGTCGTGTCCGGCGTCCTCATCCAGCAGGCTTTCCAGCCCTTCGCCCTGCACGTTCCAGATGCGCTGGCGCATGCTTTTGACCGTCACCAGGCTGTCGGCCTGCGCCTCGCTGTAGCGCTTCCAGGCGTCTTCCACATCCACCCAGGTCAGCAGCGGACAGGAGGCCCGCAAAATCAGGCAGTGCTCGTACTCCCGCGCAAGCTCGGCCAGCAGCCCGCGCATCTCGGCCACGATGTCCAGACTGGTAAAGCGCAGGTCCTTGTTCCAGTGATGCCGCACCCCAGCCCGCTCGCAGATCAGCGCAATCTCCTGGCTGTCGGTCAGCACCATGATGTCGTCGCCGGGCAGCACGCTGCGCGCGGTATTGATGGCCCTTTCCACAAGCGTGACCCCGGCCAGCTTTTTTACCAGCTGGTCAGGTATGACGGCATTTTTTTTGACGGCAGGTATGACGATGCAGCGTTCTTTCACTTTTTGTCTCTGCTGAGCGAGAAGGGGCGGGCTTGAAGCCCCCCGTCGACGCGGCCAAGGCCGTACCGGCAGGGGGCGTGACAGGCCGCGTTAGCGCAGGCTGGCCAGAACCTCGCGGGTGGAGGCCAGCATGTAGGCAAACTCCTCCTCGCTCATCCAGTGCTGGAAGGGGAAGGAAATCATGGCGTCAAAAAAGGCGTCGGCATTGGGGCAGTCGGCCTTGCCCATGCCAAGACGGCGATAATAGTCGTAGCGGTCCAGCGGTATGTACTGCACCACGCACTTTACGCCCTTGTCGTTAAACATGGCCCGCATAAACCGGTCGCGCTTTTCAACACCCGTGGTCATGCGCGCGACCAGCAGGTGATAGTTGTGACGGCGCGAATCCTCCCGGTGGAATTCCAGCTCGGGAAAATCGGCCAGCGCGTCGATAAAGCGCAGGGCGCGGGCGCGTTTTTCGTCGTTGATGCTGTCGATGCGCTCAAGCAGCTTCGCGCCGAGGGCGCATTCCACTTCGCCCAGGCAGTAGTTGTTGGGCTGCAGCACGTCATTGTCCAGCATGGGCAGATCCACGTTGCCCATGGCGGGCTTCCAGTAGTCGGGCCGCTCAAAGTCATAACCGCAGTGCCCGTTGTGGCGCAGTGTGGGCACCAGCGCCGCCAGCTTGGGATCGCGCACGTAGAGCATGCCGCCCTCGCCAAGCGTCGTGAGGTTTTTGTGCGAATGGAACGAAAACACGGCCATGTCGCCAAAGCTGCCGGCCTTTTTGCCGTCAAGCTCGGAGCCGATGGACTGGGCCGCGTCTTCAATGAGAATCAGCCCGCGCTCCTTGCACAGGGCCGCGATGGCGGGCATGTCGGCCACGTAGCCGTACAGGTGCACCACCACAACGGCCTTGGTGCGGGGCGTAATGGCTTTTTTGATGCTTTCGGCCGTCACTACGCGGGTGAGCAGGTCAACGTCCGCCCAGGCCAGCGTGGCGCCTTTTTTGATGTAAGGGTATGCCGAAGCCGTAAAGGTGTGCGAGGGCATGACCACTTCGTCGCCGGGCTTGAAGCGGCAGAGCTGGGCCGAAAGCTCCAGCGCCGAAACACCGTTCATGGTCACAAAGCAGCTGCCCTGGGCCACGCCCTGATAGGCGGCAAACTTGCTTTCAAATTCGCGCATATGCACGCCCTGGGTGAGCGGGTCGGCATTGCGCATGGCCTCGACGACCACGGCGATTTCTTCTTCCGTGTAGCGGATGGCGCGGCCGCTGAAATTTACTTTAAGGTCCATAAGGACTCCTTGTGGCAAATGCGCCGCCGGAAGGCCCGACGGCGCACAATATGCGGTTATCACATCCTGCGGCAGCGCGTCTTGCGCCGTGCGCGGCTACATGCGCTTGAAGCGCTCGATAACGTTTTCCTTGGTGAGGATCTTTTTAAAATCCGGTCCAAGACGGTTGGAGAGCGGCTTTTCGTGCACAATGCTGGCCTCGTACAGGGCGTCGAACTGCGCGTCTGTGAGGCCCTTGCAGATGCCCTTGGGCAGGTCGATGCCCTGGCGTTCGATCATGGACATAAAGTCTTTGTATTCGTTGGGGTAAATGTCTTCAAGCACGGTGATGGCGTGGCAGTTGGCAATGCCGTGGTGCATGTGCAGCACCATGCTGAGCCCGGCCGACAGGGGATGCACCACGCCCACGAAACCGGCGGCCATGCCGCCCATAAACGAGGCGATCATGAGCTTTTCGCGGTTTTCGTCGCTCATCATGTCGCTGGAATGGTAGACCTGCTTGCTGAGGTCGATGGCTTTTTCGGCCAGCGAATCGACCACCACGTTGCGGTAAGAGCCGGTGATGCTCTCAAAGCAGTGCATGTAGGTGTCGATACCCGTGTAAAAATACTGGTTGCGCGGCACGCTGGCGGTCAGGTCCGGGTCGAGCAGCACCTGCTCGAACATGGTAAAGTCGCTGTTCATGCCCAGCTTGATGTTCTTGGCCTCGTTGCAGATGATGCCCGTGCGCGAGGTTTCCGAACCGGTGCCGGAGAGCGTGGGAACGGCGATTTTATAGGGAGCGGGGTTTTTGACCAGTTCCCAGCCCTGATAGTTTTCAGCCTTGCCGGGGTTGGTCAGGAGGTTGCCCACGCACTTGCAGGTATCAAGCACGCAGCCGCCGCCAAAGGCCACCATAGCGCAAGGAACGACGCCGTTAAGGTAGGCCTTGACCTTGTCGGAATAGCCGTCGATGCTGTCCGTGGTGGGCTCGTCGGTGGAGTCTACGTAGACAACCATGTCCTTGCTTTCCACAGGCAGTTTGGCAATCAGATCCTTGCCTTCAAAAAAATGATCCAGAAAAAATACGGCGGGGCCCTTTACTGCGGCGCGACGTGCGCCAAGCAAATCGCCAAGCTGGCTGAGGCTGCCCGAACCGATCATATAATAACCGACATTTTTCGCGTTGCGATACATAGTTTGCCCTCTCAGTAATGGCAGATGATGACCGGGCCATACGCTATAGCCAAACGTCTGGCAAGCTGGCCTGCAATGGGCCAGCGGCGCGGATTTTCGCCTGTTGCCGCCACGGGCGGCTCAACCTTTATATGTTGGCCCTCAGACCGCAGTTCCGTCAAGAGGATCAGGGCCGAAACGGTTGGGGCCGCACGTGCCCTTGAGCGCGTACAGCACCATCAGCGCCAGGCTGACAAGGCCCGCTGCGGCGGCGGAGCACGCCAACAGCCAGGTGGCGTCAAGCGCCGCCCCCGCGATGCCCGGCAGCACCAGCAACAGCGGCAGGGCCTGCCACCAGCCGGAAAAATCGCGGTCGTGCAACCTGCGCGTTGTCACCCCCACCGTCGGCAACAGGAGCCACAGCCCCTGCCCGGCACTGACTATGGAGGCCAGCGCCGGGGCAAGCGCCCCCAGCACGGCCACAAGAATACTCAGGATAGTGGAAAAAAGACAGAACCACCAGAATTCAGACCGGCTGGCCCGCCCTTTAAACCGGCAGTAGTTACGGGTCAGGCAGACTTTTACGGCCTCTCTGAATTCCATGGGCTTCTCCGCGGGCAGGGTCAGGCCCTGTGCTTGCGCCAGCTCTGCACGGTATTGCTCAGCAGCATGGCAATGGTCATGGGCCCCACCCCGCCGGGCACCGGCGTAATGGCGCTGGCCTTCTGGCTCACGCTGGCAAAGTCGGCATCGCCGCACAGGCCCTCGGGCGTGCGGTTGATGCCCACATCGATGACCACAGCGCCCTCGCGCACCATGTCGCCCGTGATGCAGCGGGGCCGGCCCATGGCCAGAAACAGAAAATCAGCCTGGCGGCACTGCTCGGCAAGGTCGGGCGTGCGCGAATGGCATACGGTGACCGTGGCGTCGCCAAAGCGCCCGGAGCGGGCCAGCAGCATGGCCAGCGGCTTGCCCACAATGTTTGAACGGCCCACAACCACGGCTTTTTTGCCGCTGGTGGGCAGGTCGTAGCGTCGCAACAGCTCCATGACCCCGGCTGGCGTACAGGAAACATAGCCCGGCAGGCCGAGCGAAAGCCGCCCCACACTCACGGGATGAAAGCCGTCCACGTCTTTTTCAGGATCAATGGCCAGCAGGCATTCCTGCGCATCCAGCCCCTTGGGCAGCGGCAACTGCAGCAAAATGCCGTCCACCTCGGGGTTGGCGTTGCATTGGGCAATGAGTTTCAGCAGGTCCTGCTGGCTCGTGGAGGCGGGCAGATGGTGGGGAAAGGACACGATGCAGGCCTCGGCGCAGGCGCGCTCCTTGTTGCGCACATATACCTGCGAGGCGGGGTCTTCACCCACAAGAATAACTGCCAGGCCCGGAGCGCGCTGCCCCCTGGCGCGGGCGGCGGCCACTTCCGCGCCAAGTTCCGCGCGGATGTCGGCGGCGGTTTTTTTGCCGTCAATCAAAATCATGTTGAGCTCCGAAAGTATGATGGCCGCCCTAAACAGGGCGACCGCCGCTCCCGGCCGGTGCGGCGGTCGCTGGTAAACCCGCGCCCATCCATTTGCGGTTGCACGCGGGTTGGAGGTCCATACGAGATCAGCGGTGTCAAGGCCCGCAGGCCGGTCAACAACCAGCCTGCGGGCGTGTGGAATTAGTCTTCTTCGTCAAGCTGCAGATAATATTCGGCCATGATCGGGCCAAAGAAATCCGCGTCGTCGCCCAGTTCTTCTTCAATGCGCAGCAGCTGGTTGTACTTGGCCATGCGTTCGGAACGGCAGAGCGAGCCGGTCTTGATCTGCCCGGCGTTAACGCCTACAGCCAGATCGGCGATAAAGCTGTCTTCCGTTTCGCCCGAGCGGTGCGAAACAACGGTGCTGTACGAGGCTTCCTTGGCCATTTCGATGGTGTCCAGGGTCTCCGTGACAGTGCCGATCTGGTTGAGCTTGATGAGGATGGAGTTGGCCACGCCCTGATCAATGCCCTCGGCCAGAATGCCGGGGTTGGTCACAAATACGTCGTCGCCCACCAGCTGCACGTGATCGCCCAGAGCGGCGGTAAGCATGCCCCAACCGTCCCAGTCGCTTTCGGCCATGCCGTCTTCGATGGAGATAAGGGGGTACTTCTGGGTAAATTCGGCCAGCCAGTCGCTCATCTCGGCATTGTTAAAGCTCTTGCCTTCGCCGCCCAGAACGTACTTGCCGTCCTTGTAAAATTCGCTGGCGGCGGCGTCGATGGCCAGGGCCACTTCCGCGCCGGGGTTGTAGCCCGCTTCTTCAATGGCCTTGATGATGTAGCCAAAGGCTTCGTCGTGGTTTTTGAGGTTGGGGGCAAAACCGCCCTCGTCGCCCACGCTGGTCACGTGGCCGTCCTTTTTGAGGATGGCCTGGAGCATATGGAAAATTTCCGCGCCGATGCGCAGCGAATCGCGGAAGGTCATGGCCCCCACGGGCATGATCATGAATTCCTGGATGTCGAGGTTGTTGGGGGCGTGCGCGCCGCCGTTGATGATGTTCATCATGGGCACGGGCAGCACCTTGGCGTTGATGCCGCCAAGATACTTGTACAGCGGCAGGCCCAGAAATTCGGAAGCCACGCGCGCGCAGGCCATGGAAACGCCCAGCATGGCGTTGGCGCCAAGGCGGGACTTGTTGTCCGTGCCATCCAGATCGATAAGGGTGTTGTCGATCTGCACCTGACGCAGCACATCCATGTCCACAATGGCCTCGGCGATCTCGCCGTTGACGTTTTCAACGGCCTTGGTCACGCCCTTGCCGCCAAAACGGCTTTTGTCGCCATCACGCATTTCCAGGGCTTCGCGGCTGCCCGTGGAGGCTCCCGAAGGCACCGCCGCACGGGCGCTGTGACCGGATTCCAGCGTCACTTCCACTTCAACGGTGGGGTTGCCGCGCGAATCGAGAATCTCACGGCCATAAACAGAAGCAATGCTGCTCATTGTCTACTCCTTTTACCCTGGCGGGCTTGTTTGCAAAGATGCTTGCCGCGCCAAAAGCGACGGCTGCAAATACTGACGGACTAAAGAGCTGCTCTCCAGCGTCGGCATCAGGGTGATGTACGGAGCACGCCGCGCCGCATCAGCCGCGAAACGCACTGTACGCTAACGCGCACGTAAAAATGCCCGGCCTGTTAATCAGCCGCGCCGCGTTCTTCTTCAACCGCGCCGCGCTCTTCATAGTACAAGCGGCGCAGGCCCTCAAGCAGCAGCATGGGCAGTACCTGATCAAACACAGGGCTTACCCTTGCAATGGAGGAGGCAAAGCCCCCGGTGCCAAGCACCTTGACCGGGCCGGACATCTGCCGCCTGAGCCGCTGGGTCAGCCCCTCGACCATGCAGGCAAAGCCAAAAACCAGGCCGTGCTGGATGCTGGTGGTGGTGTTGCGCCCCGGCGTGGGCTCGTCGGCGCGCACGTCCAGGTTTACCCTGGGCAGCTTGGCGGCCTCGCGCGAGAGGGCGGTCAGGGCCGTACGCGGCCCGGGAAAAATCAGGCCGCCCATGTAGGCGTCGCCGCTGACGCAGTCGATGGTCACAGCCGTGCCAAAATCAACCACGAGCAGGGAGGGTATTTCGGGATACATACGGCGTGCCGCGTACGCGCCCACCAGGCGGTCTGCGCCCACTTCGGCGGGCCGTTCATAACGGTTTTCAAGCGGGACGGGCAACTCCTTGCCCACGCGCTGCAGCGGACAGCCCACATAACGGGCCACAGCCTCTCGCAGCAGGGGGTCAAACCCCGGAGCAACCGACGAGACAATGCAGGCCTTGAGCTGCGCGGCGACAACGCCCGCATGCTGCAAGAGCGTAAGGAGCGTAAGGCCAAAATTGTCCGCCGTCTGGGCGGTGTCGGTGCGCAGAGTGTACGAGGTCAGCACATGCCGCTCGTTGCCCAACCCAATTTTAATGGATGTATTGCCTATGTCGAAAAGCAGAATCTCGGGCTGCATGTATGCCTCCGCAAAGGCCTGAAAGGTTACAGATACAGATTATGCCCAATTTGGCTCGGCTAGGCAAGCCACAGGGATCAGGCGTCCGTGTTTTGTCGCCCAGGGAGGCCGCATGAACGCAACCGCGCATTGCCGACAGGTTTTTCCTTCGGGCAGGTTTCCAACCCCTCACGCGCCGGTTACTGGATGAGGGAAAGATCAACCTTGCCGTCAAACAGGTCTTTGAGCGCAAAGCTGTATTCCTTTACCGGATGATCGGGGTTGGCCATGCGCAGATGCAACGTTCCGCTGCCGTCGGGCGTCTGCCCTGACAGGGGCGGCCAGCAGAACCAGCACGCAAAGCAAGTGCATAACTGTTGTCATAGC is from Desulfovibrio desulfuricans and encodes:
- a CDS encoding universal stress protein; amino-acid sequence: MYKTILIPVSDKNGLGRAKAALAHARNFSGAEIVLLHVFEPLPQIVGGAAHAELLAEQKAKGQTLLNTVVAESQLPGEHVRCRVDEGTTAETIIRVAHEEDADLIVMFTDGRDGLQDLLLGSVTERVLRNTDTTLLVIRR
- a CDS encoding phospholipase D-like domain-containing protein, whose translation is MQWRWPTADAQSLWGYMLLFFETLGILAVHIVSWVAVCHALLTKHDPRAALGWTVTALLLPLVGPMLYACFGISRAESRASRIMRRQQPLEPDYAHPPFSKVPPENVPDSIARMEHIGRVLTEQHLSSGNAVTPLCNGDQAYPAMLEAIEKARDHVFLCTYIFNAGKVATAFGEALAHAAERGVDVRLLVDGIGMLYSLRKPWKKLAAHGVQVAMFLPPRLFPPNFSINLRNHRKMLVCDSVAFTGGMNIADDNLAAGKAKYVQDVHFRCEGPIVDQLRRAFLLNWGFCTNNYPALPSTTTLPRGESRCRIIMDGPGSEADILNDVYCAIINAARRSVRIMTPYFLPSHGLVSALRSAGQRGVNVRIVLPAKNNLFYVHWAQYRLLPTLLEAGVRVWYQQPPFAHTKLLAVDGYYAQIGSANLDARSLRLNFELNMEVFDPDLHDQIANHIDRAIMTGKEITQTDLAALPLIYKLRNAACWIFSPYL
- a CDS encoding cytidylyltransferase domain-containing protein; this translates as MRNNGKVIAIIQARLGSTRLPMKSLLCLRDVPVIDWVTRRLAQAAKLDGIMVAVPDTPLDRVLLEHLQRRGVPCVAGSEDDVLARFCLAARTADAGRVVRVCADNPLIWAGAIDRLVDFYNQGNWDYAYNHIPRNNLWPDGLGAEILSRDLLEELDAKATQTSQREHCLNYIWDNAASFKIGTFDPAEDWLRRPDLKLDMDRADDFCRLALKPIHPDMDASDIVRVFG
- a CDS encoding cytidine 5'-phosphate N-acetylneuraminic acid synthetase gives rise to the protein MKERCIVIPAVKKNAVIPDQLVKKLAGVTLVERAINTARSVLPGDDIMVLTDSQEIALICERAGVRHHWNKDLRFTSLDIVAEMRGLLAELAREYEHCLILRASCPLLTWVDVEDAWKRYSEAQADSLVTVKSMRQRIWNVQGEGLESLLDEDAGHDSEKMLVVESRALIILRLALLQAANGGMTGRGKIVPYFLNDRAIEIQGYQDWWICEHLLQRRHVVFVVAGWPAIGMGHVYRALMLAHEITNHKVSFVCTRESELAVESVARKDYKIVRQGNEDLADTVLRLRPDLVVNDILNTPSAYMARLTTAGVRCVNFEDEGPGADWARLVINALYEDRDSNERLRYGPDYFCLRDEFLGAARNPFRPELKTVLITFGGTDLNDCSRRVLDIIEPICRAYGICIRLVAGPGYAHKDAMEAHLARLDNPLVEFTWATNVMSRMMEGADLAICSAGRTVYELAHMRIPSMVLAHHEREARHTFARPRNGFAFVGIMDRVSDAKIRNVFLAMLKNPRRKRFWDRQNALNFTANKGRVVGLMQNILQEGVAQQTAEPVAQAQPQHA
- a CDS encoding DegT/DnrJ/EryC1/StrS family aminotransferase, yielding MDLKVNFSGRAIRYTEEEIAVVVEAMRNADPLTQGVHMREFESKFAAYQGVAQGSCFVTMNGVSALELSAQLCRFKPGDEVVMPSHTFTASAYPYIKKGATLAWADVDLLTRVVTAESIKKAITPRTKAVVVVHLYGYVADMPAIAALCKERGLILIEDAAQSIGSELDGKKAGSFGDMAVFSFHSHKNLTTLGEGGMLYVRDPKLAALVPTLRHNGHCGYDFERPDYWKPAMGNVDLPMLDNDVLQPNNYCLGEVECALGAKLLERIDSINDEKRARALRFIDALADFPELEFHREDSRRHNYHLLVARMTTGVEKRDRFMRAMFNDKGVKCVVQYIPLDRYDYYRRLGMGKADCPNADAFFDAMISFPFQHWMSEEEFAYMLASTREVLASLR
- a CDS encoding iron-containing alcohol dehydrogenase family protein, whose amino-acid sequence is MYRNAKNVGYYMIGSGSLSQLGDLLGARRAAVKGPAVFFLDHFFEGKDLIAKLPVESKDMVVYVDSTDEPTTDSIDGYSDKVKAYLNGVVPCAMVAFGGGCVLDTCKCVGNLLTNPGKAENYQGWELVKNPAPYKIAVPTLSGTGSETSRTGIICNEAKNIKLGMNSDFTMFEQVLLDPDLTASVPRNQYFYTGIDTYMHCFESITGSYRNVVVDSLAEKAIDLSKQVYHSSDMMSDENREKLMIASFMGGMAAGFVGVVHPLSAGLSMVLHMHHGIANCHAITVLEDIYPNEYKDFMSMIERQGIDLPKGICKGLTDAQFDALYEASIVHEKPLSNRLGPDFKKILTKENVIERFKRM
- a CDS encoding DUF805 domain-containing protein, which produces MEFREAVKVCLTRNYCRFKGRASRSEFWWFCLFSTILSILVAVLGALAPALASIVSAGQGLWLLLPTVGVTTRRLHDRDFSGWWQALPLLLVLPGIAGAALDATWLLACSAAAAGLVSLALMVLYALKGTCGPNRFGPDPLDGTAV
- the folD gene encoding bifunctional methylenetetrahydrofolate dehydrogenase/methenyltetrahydrofolate cyclohydrolase FolD produces the protein MILIDGKKTAADIRAELGAEVAAARARGQRAPGLAVILVGEDPASQVYVRNKERACAEACIVSFPHHLPASTSQQDLLKLIAQCNANPEVDGILLQLPLPKGLDAQECLLAIDPEKDVDGFHPVSVGRLSLGLPGYVSCTPAGVMELLRRYDLPTSGKKAVVVGRSNIVGKPLAMLLARSGRFGDATVTVCHSRTPDLAEQCRQADFLFLAMGRPRCITGDMVREGAVVIDVGINRTPEGLCGDADFASVSQKASAITPVPGGVGPMTIAMLLSNTVQSWRKHRA
- the eno gene encoding phosphopyruvate hydratase, with translation MSSIASVYGREILDSRGNPTVEVEVTLESGHSARAAVPSGASTGSREALEMRDGDKSRFGGKGVTKAVENVNGEIAEAIVDMDVLRQVQIDNTLIDLDGTDNKSRLGANAMLGVSMACARVASEFLGLPLYKYLGGINAKVLPVPMMNIINGGAHAPNNLDIQEFMIMPVGAMTFRDSLRIGAEIFHMLQAILKKDGHVTSVGDEGGFAPNLKNHDEAFGYIIKAIEEAGYNPGAEVALAIDAAASEFYKDGKYVLGGEGKSFNNAEMSDWLAEFTQKYPLISIEDGMAESDWDGWGMLTAALGDHVQLVGDDVFVTNPGILAEGIDQGVANSILIKLNQIGTVTETLDTIEMAKEASYSTVVSHRSGETEDSFIADLAVGVNAGQIKTGSLCRSERMAKYNQLLRIEEELGDDADFFGPIMAEYYLQLDEED
- a CDS encoding type III pantothenate kinase, coding for MQPEILLFDIGNTSIKIGLGNERHVLTSYTLRTDTAQTADNFGLTLLTLLQHAGVVAAQLKACIVSSVAPGFDPLLREAVARYVGCPLQRVGKELPVPLENRYERPAEVGADRLVGAYAARRMYPEIPSLLVVDFGTAVTIDCVSGDAYMGGLIFPGPRTALTALSREAAKLPRVNLDVRADEPTPGRNTTTSIQHGLVFGFACMVEGLTQRLRRQMSGPVKVLGTGGFASSIARVSPVFDQVLPMLLLEGLRRLYYEERGAVEEERGAAD